GGGGGACTCAAAATATTTCGCTTATTCGAGGAAGAATACCTGCTCTAATTTCGGCTGCGCTCCTTGCTTGGGATATGGATAGCGGAACATGAAGGAGCGTCATTCTGGGCGCAGGTACTCACAGAATTGAACAACAGAGGAGTAAAAGACGTATTTGTGTTCTGCGTGGACGGCCTAACAGGATTTCCAGATGCGATAAAAGGGGTGTTCCCCAAATCGGACATTCAG
This is a stretch of genomic DNA from Synergistaceae bacterium. It encodes these proteins:
- a CDS encoding transposase → MRSLLGIWIAEHEGASFWAQVLTELNNRGVKDVFVFCVDGLTGFPDAIKGVFPKSDIQ